GTGGTAGCGTTTAGTAGCTAATAACAGCTGCTGTTCTTGTGTTATTCGCATATGTTGGATAGACTTCAGATGCTAACTAACTAGAATAGCTAGTCATTTGACTGCTTGCTAGGCTAGTCTACTAGTGGCATTTGCATCATTTTTATGTTGCGAGAGTTCGTGCGTGCAGTGGGGATGTTGAACCAATTAATGTAGCAACATGTATTGACTTCTCTCTCAGTCATGGCTCTCGTATCGGCAGACACCAAAATTTCAGAGTTACTTACGGAACTGCACCAACTCATCAAacagacacaggtgagagagtgaAATCTCCTGACCTCTGGGCTctatatgtatgaatatatgtcCGCTGAGCTGCAACGTTCACATGCCCATTGTAATTCAGGGTGTTGAATAAATGATTTTACAACAATTTCTGTTTAACAGGTGGTGCCTATTATGATGTAGCATGTTGTGCATTGTTTGGAGAGTAATGACACTGCTTCACTGTATTTTTAGGAGGAGCGGTCACGCAGTGAGCACAATCTTCTTAACATTcagaaaacacatgaaagaaTGCAAACGGAAAACAAAAGTGAGTTTTGCCTCGCCCTGTTTTCCTTTATCTCCATCTCTGCCCCACTGTTGTAATGGTGAATGTGCTGCTTGTTGCTCCTTGTTTCTCACAGCTTCTCCATATTATCGGACAAAGCTGAGAGGACTCTACACCACAGCAAAGGCAGATGCTGAGGCAGAGTGTAGGTAAGTGAGCTTCATTATGAACATCTGGAGATGTCAAAGCATCCTTTACTCAATGTCCAAAATTCCCAAATCTGCATTAAGATGCCAGTATACACCTCAGGGTTGTTGTAGTTCTTTCTGTAGGAAACCAGGAAAGGGCCTAATTCTCTGCACAAGTACAAGGGTATGCTTTGCCAAAACCTGGCAGATCATCCTCTGTAAGTAGCCTGTCAACCCTAGGAAGTTACAAACTTTGTATTATTCCAAGCTCTATCCTTTATCATAGATCCAGTTCACATATTCTCTCCAAAGACCCATGCCCTCTCTTTCCATAGAGACGAATTTGTTGTGAACTTGTGAGTACCGATACAAATGAATTCTGAGAATCTAGCCACTCTGTTAAAGGCTCTAGATTTATTGTAAGTGCTGGATTCTTGGTGGTTGTGGTGGTTGTGGAAGCTTGCTTTATATTACCAACAAACCCAAGTGATGTATTGTGATATGTagctacattttatttaaccttgttttgttttcttgtattaaAATCACTATGGGAACAttaactctctctttctgtcagtatTCTTCGCCATGCCCTCGACAAAATTGCAGAGATCAAGTCTTTACTGGAGGAGAGGCGAATTGGTGAGTGTGAGATAGTCTATATACATCTCCATCTTTTTCTCAGGCTACTTTCTTGGCTAGTAAAGTATACACTGTTGACTGGGCTTGAAGTGCAACTCAAAGTTTATTGCTTCCGTTAATTGCTTCTAGAAATGTCCCATGTGCATAACAATATGTTGCTGTGCTCAAAAAGATTTGAGGGGCTGTAAGACCAAGTTACAGTAATCTTTGCTTCAGCCTTGAGTAAGGTGGGGGGCATTGTATAGTGTTTTTTTGATGTCATAAGTACATAGGTACAGTCCTCACTTTTCAGTGTAGAGAGTGAAAAATGTGTCAATATGGTTGAATTTGGAAGTTAAGGAACTTTTTGGGTGAAAATTAGCTCAGTCTATAGCTAAATGAAGTCATTCATCATGTGAAAGAATTATTTAATTGTGTCCTGCCAAAGGGGCCAGTGAAGGGTAATAGGAACCCTCTTCACTGTTTCATTCTGGATTGAACCATCCCAAAAGGTGGTGACCACTAAACCTGTGTTCCTCATTGTAAGTGACTGAAGTGAAGGAAATTTTCCCAAGTGATCATCCAAAGAACACACACTaaacctttctttttctctcagcgGTGAAGATGGCAGGGGTTTATAATGACAGTGACCCACCCAGGAAGACTATGAGGAGGGGAGTGCTGATGACGCTCCTTCAGCAGTCAGCCATGACTCTGCCTCTTTGGATAGGCAAGCCAGGAGACAGGTATCCTTTCATTTGTTGCATGCCTGTCTGTCCCTACCTAAACTGATACTCAAATCTGCATTCAGGAAGCCACTACTAAATAAAGCTGTGGATTATTAAATTTGACACTGCTAAATTTCAGTGTCTTTAATATACCGGACATTTAGATTATCTGAGAATTGTCTGTATATTAAATAACTGGTAATTGTCTGACAAAATTCTCTGTCTGACTGATAGCCAGTGTGAGTTATGGGAAGGCTTTGAAGacctaaaataataaatgcagtAATGTCTAaactaaatgaattaataactGATAAATAATTAATAGCTGTTGTTTGACAACAGTCTGTTTGTGATGGGTACAGTGTTTAGGTACTTTGATAAACTGTTCATAATGACGTGTAGATGATAGCCattattaggttttttttttttccttagtcATTATGTATGGATTTTACGCTTACAGTTTCAAGATAGTACTAGAATGTAATTGGGTTGTGTACTTTATATGTGCAATAGCATAACAAATTCCGTAACATGGAGTTTAATTTTCGTGAAGTGGTTATATGTGCATTTTGTTCTGCTATGACTAATAACAGCATGTTCGCTTGGCAGAAAGGCTGATTCATTGAACATCACAAATATTCACATATATGCAGTGAAGTTATCAGGGAAATTATTTCATGTgtgtaagacaaaaaaaaatgacaagagaGGATTTTGTGCCTTGGTTCAAGCAGATTTGTTGAATCTGAAAATCTCCACAACAGCATAAGGAAGCACATCCATCATCATCTTACCAGGAGTGACTGTTTTTAGCTTGAGGGTTGACTAATGTCTACTGCTATTTTTGGGCTGCACAGccaagctttgtttttttaagctaCATTGCCGCTCTGTGTCTTGAAAGCACTGGAGCATTCAGTGGAACTGCTTCCACTGCTATCAATAACCTTAGTGGCCATTCTACTGGTAGTACAAATGCTGTGTTCTTGATAGTGGTCCAGAGGCAGGGGTTTTAGCAGCAGTGATGGTGTATAGTTGTTTGCAACCTTACAGCTGGGAGGTTATTCTTTGTATGAACTTGTATGTCTCCTTATTAGTACTGCAGTCTTTTGATGAGAAATATTTACAGACAACTGTGTGgttttaacatatttttccatttcacagcggtaacatttattatttcagatcATAACTTGAAACTAACCTTGCTTTTTGCTTTAATGTATATAGAGCCACATATGTCAGGGtaaagattaaatatttatttggccAAATTCCAAAACTTCTATTATAGAAATAGTAACCCTTGATATTTGGCCATATGCAAAACCAAATCCCAGATTTAGGGCATCCTtggtgtagcaaagggcgagagcagtcacccggcatcgaacccaggtctacggggtacaaacctgcagcttgaccagaaagcaatgccaaagagccaggctcgtggcaagccatcccacttcaGACAACATATGTAGCGAaaggcgagagcagtcaccccacccggccttgaacccaggtctacagggtgccaaacctgcagcttgaccgcagcgccaaagagccaggcacGTTGGTATGGCAATCAGAGTGCATgctcaaccatagtgacagcgctctgtcacactgccctccccttcgggaagtgcACCCACGTGCTTCACGCACAAAGGCGTACCTTGCGCATTCCcccaccgtacttctcccatccaagggtgccccactcactagtgcttcacagcactctgtcacacttgGTATAGAATGTATTAGCTAGGAGTATGCTCAGGTTTAAATACTTGACACCATTAGAATTATCCTTgccctttctttccttctgtcttctAGCCCCCCTCCCCTATGTGGGGCTATACCAGCTAGCAGTGACTACGTAGCAAAGCCAAGAGACAAAGTGGCAGCCAGAGTGAAGGCAGTGGATGGGGATGAACAGTGGATACTAGCAGAAGTGGTCAGCTACAGCCACTCCACCAACAAGTAAGTCCACTAATTAGCTCATATTTTGGAGAAATCCATGTCGTGTGAGCAGGGAAGGGAGCAGAAtggataagtgtgtgtgtatatagagaGGACCATACCCACTCagagtgaagggaaaaaaaaacagcaaggcaGGAGGTGGGCAAGAGAGAAGTTCCATAAACTGTTTCTATTGTAGGCCTCTCCACCACAGTCAGTGTACCAGCAAGTATTGGGGATTGTTAACTATGTGAAGTCAGCAAGAAGACAGGGGAGTGAGTGATGAAACAAACCGGAGAGTTAGTCAGGATCTACAGGCACGACCAGCAGCGGAGAAATCAAATTACACAACACAGAATTCATTAGCAAGTTGAGAGTTACAGGCGTTCGGAGGATGTTGACAGCTTATTAAGTTGCAGTAATTGGAACAATCTGTTACAGCTTATTAATCACCCCAGCTCATTctcctctctttatttttattccctGCTCCCAGGTATGAGGTGGATGACATAGATGAAGAAGGCAAAGAGTGAGTATCGTTACCCCTACCATAGTGTGGTATGGTTGTCCTTTATGCTAGGTTATTGAGAATACCTTCTGTAAAGCACCATTGTCCTTCTGTAAAGTAGCACTAAAGACGTTGTGAGTACAGTCGATTCACCCTCGTTCTCTTCAGCGTGACTGTCACTCTGTGGGTATACTGCGTTAAATTCAGTCGTTATGGATGTACTGTGTGTTAAACTCTGTCTCCAGGAGGCACACTCTTAGCAGGAGAAGAATAATCCCCTTGCCACAGTGGAAGGCCAACCCTGAGACGGACCCTGAGGCTCTCTTCAGTAAAGACCAGCTGGTGCTGGCCCTCTACCCCCAGACCACCTGCTTCTACAGAGCGCTCATCCACACTCCCCCACACAGGGTAAGAGCAGGGAGGgtgtttcattgttaatggaCTGTGAAGAGCAGTCGGTCAATGTCCATACAGTGCCCAGTTTGTCAGTGTCCATGCCAACCCCATGCCAGTGTGCATATCGGTCTGTTTATATTTACCACCTCTATTCTTTCAGTATCATCAAAATGTTAAGTTATATTGTTTCTATACTGCACACTCTAATAGACGTCATTGT
This genomic stretch from Megalops cyprinoides isolate fMegCyp1 chromosome 1, fMegCyp1.pri, whole genome shotgun sequence harbors:
- the sgf29 gene encoding SAGA-associated factor 29; translation: MALVSADTKISELLTELHQLIKQTQEERSRSEHNLLNIQKTHERMQTENKTSPYYRTKLRGLYTTAKADAEAECSILRHALDKIAEIKSLLEERRIAVKMAGVYNDSDPPRKTMRRGVLMTLLQQSAMTLPLWIGKPGDSPPPLCGAIPASSDYVAKPRDKVAARVKAVDGDEQWILAEVVSYSHSTNKYEVDDIDEEGKERHTLSRRRIIPLPQWKANPETDPEALFSKDQLVLALYPQTTCFYRALIHTPPHRPQDDYSVLFEDTSYADGYSPPLNVAQRYVVACKENKKK